AAAATCCTATTTAAAAAATGAAGCCAATATTATCTAAAAAAGCTTTAAAAGGGCTATAATCACTTTTGTGTTGTCTCTGTAGGAACAGTGATATATCCTAAATCATATAACTTATCATAGATTTTACTAGCAATATCTCCTGCTGCTTCTCCTCCATGTCCTCCATGTTCTTCTATAACAGTTACAACGTATTGAGGATTTTCAAATGGACCATAAGTTGTAATCCAAGCGTGTGACCTTTGGAAATATTTTAATTCACTCTCTTTCATCCTAACTTTTTCAGATTGAGGAATAGATACAACTTGTGCTGTTCCCGTTTTTGAAGCAATTGCAATTTTTGAATTTATATGTCTACTTGCAGTTCCTTTTGGAGCATAAGAAACATCATACATACCTTTTCTCATAACATCTAAATATTTAGCTGGGATATCAACTTCTTTTGGTTCTTCATAATTTGCTTTAAAAAAGTGAGGTTTTGGAAGTTTACCGGTTGCTATATATGCTGTATATCTTGCTACTTGTAAAGGAGTTACAAGCATATTTCCTTGACCAATAGATGTAATTACAGTTTCTCCCACATACCAAGGTTGATTAAATCTTTTCTCTTTCCACTCTTTATTTGGATTTACTCCCACAAATTCATTTATTTGATCTACTCCAGTAACTTGTCCAAAACCTAATTTATCTAAGGTATGAGATATTTTATTTATCCCCATTTTTAGACTTCCTTTGTAAAAGAAGTCATCACAACTCTCTGCAATAGCTTTTCTAAAGTTCACACTTCCATGTCCAGTTGATTTCCAGCATCTAAAATTTCTATTTCCAATAGGTAAAGAACCAGAGCAATTTATTGTGTAATTTTCTCCAATACCATTTTCTAAAAATGATAATCCAACACCCATTTTTATAACAGAACCAGGAGGATATAAACCATTTATGATTTTATTTGTAAAAGGATGATTAAAATCATTTCTCATCTCATTCCACTCTTTTACAGAAATTCCTCTTGCAAAAATATTATTATCAAATTCAGGAAAAGATGCAGCAGCAAGCATTTCCCCATTTCGTGCATCCATTACAATAACAGCACCACTTTTTCCTGTAAATATTTCTTGAATATATTTTTGTAGTTTTACATCAAGTGAGATTCTAATATTATTATCAATTGAAGCCTCTTTTTCATAAAGAACTTCAATCTCTTTATTTAAGGCATTAACTTTTACATCTTTGAAACCCATTTCACCTTGAAGTTTTGAGTTATAAACTTTTTCTAAACCATTTTTCCCAATGATTCCATTGTAAGAAGATAATTCATTGTTTAAAATATCAAGTTTTGAAGCTTTCCCTACATAACCAATAATATGTGAAGCTACCTCTTTTTGGGGATAAGCTCTTTTTGATGAAGATTCAATTTTTATATCATCTTCAGAAGCTAAGATTGTATATTTTGGGAAAAATTCATCATAAGGAATATAATCAATAACCTGAATAAAATCATGATTATATGATGAATCATTCTTTTTATACTCTTTTATTAGTTTATCTTTTTCATATTCAGGAAGATGTTTTACAATTGTGTCAATTATTTTTTCTAGGTGTTCTTTATTTTTATAAGAACTTAAATGAGGTTTTACTAAAACAGAAAATCCCATTTCATTGATAGCTAATTTTTCACCATTTCTATCTTCGATAACTCCACGAACTGGAATTTTATTTATTCTATTAATATAATTATTTTTTGATAACTCTTCATAATATGTGTTTGATTTTATACTTAAAAAATATACCCTTGATAAAAGAGTAATTCCAATACCTAAAATAATTAAAAAAACTATATTTAATCTTATGTTCAAAGAAATACTCCAAAAAATAATAAATCAATTATTAAATTTACAATTAGTGATAAAAATATTCTTTCATCCATTCCAAATGATAAAGCCCACATAATCGTTAAACCTATATAGAAAAACATTATGTATATATAGCTGTTTATTAAATTAAATGAAGTTGAATTATCGACTTTTGGAAGAATAAAAATATATATAAATAAAGATAAAAGACTCAATGAAAAAGGTTTTAAACCACTATTAATTTCAATAAATAAAAAAGCTAAAATAACTAAAGCAAGTGAATATAAATATCTTTTTCTAAGACATCTATAAAATGCTGTAAATATAATACCAGAAAGCATAATAAGTAAAAAATGTATAGAAGCAATAGTATTTATAGTAATTGCAATTATTAATACAATAAATAAAAAAAGTGGATTATCTAAATTGTTTCTTGTCATATAATTTGTGCTTTAGTTTTGATTGAGTCAGGATTATATTATAAAAACTCTTATACAAATCTCAAAGTTTATTTAGTGTTTTATCTTTTAGTTTTTCATCAATATCTTTTTTGTTATTTGATAAATCGTAAATAAAAGAAAATATCTCAGCAACTGCTCTATACATCGAACTTGGAATCTCTTTATCTATGTCAATTTGTGATAATAATTCTATTAAATCTTCATCTTTTTTTATTGGTATATTATTCTCTTTTGCAATTTTAATAATATTTGATGCTGTTTCACCTTTTCCTTTTGCAGTTATTTTTGGAGCATTATCTTTTTCTATATCATATTTAAGTGCAACAGCTTTTTGGGTTAAATTTTTATTTATATTTTCTTGCATTTTAAACTCTTATATCTATACCTGAACTAATATTTTGATTATAGGCATTGTTCATGTAAACTTGTGTTGGTTTATTTTCTTCTTTATTCTCTTCTTTCATATCAAGAAGTTTAATATTTACAGGAATTAAATCTACATTATTTAGTGCTATTTTTAGTTTTTGCATATTGTCTCTAATTGCAACTTTGAAATGTTCCCTTTGTGCATAAACTGTTAAATCAAGTTTATTTTTATCATATAAAGCAAGCATTAAATCAACTTTCCCAAAATCTTTTAAAGTAAGATTTATTTGACAAAAAAACTTCTCTTCTTCAGTTTTTTTCATACTTATATTTCCATCTTCTAACATTTCCCAAAAGAATGGAAGATAAACATAGTTTGAATTAGAAGTTAAAGAAGTTAGTTGTTGATACTCAATTTGAGTTAATAATTTATCCACTTGTTTAGCTAAATCTTGTGATTTTGGGTCAGTTTTAGAAGCTAATTCATCTTGCATTTGTAATAAAACAGATTTCATATCATCACTAATTTTTGCTTCATTTTTTGGATTATTTATCATATCTTGAATTAGGTGTTCAACTTTATCTACCAATTTTGTTAGATGATTTTGTATATTAAAATTTTGTGGATTTAAACTCTCTAAATTCTCTTTTAAACTATTTAAAAGTGGAGTTAAGTTTGAAGCAAAATTATTAGAAAAGGTGCTTAAATTATTATTTGAAAAAAAAGTTTGTAAACTATCTGCTTTTGTAAATAAATCGGGCATTTTTAATAGATTATCAATTATTGGTAAAATATTTTTATTTTGTAAAATAGGATTTTGAATAATCTCATTTTTAATTTGAACTAATAACTCTTTTGTCTGTAAATTAATATTCTCTTTTATCAAAGGGTTTACGATCTCTTTTGTTTGAGCAGTTTGTACAGTCGTTAACTCTTTTTGTGGTAAATTTTGTGTGTTTTCTATCTTTGATTCAATTAAACTACCACTATTTATAAAATCTTTTAATTGAGTTGTTAGATTTGACAAATTTTGTGTTTGAGTTGGTGTTAAAGAACTATTCAAATTTTGTAAAGCTGTAGTTAAGGATTTTAGATTATTACTAAACTCTTGATTATTTGTGGTATTTTGAGTTGTTATTGGTGTTTGTAAAAGTTTATTTATAAGTTCATTTACCTGTTTTGCTTGGGGAGTATTTATATCTTTTACCAAGTTTTGTATTTGAGTTAAAATATTTTCAAGTTTTGTATTTGAATTTAAAGATAGTTTAGATTCTAAAAAAACACCTGAATTTTTTAGTTGTTCTTTTAGTGTATTTGCATCCATATCTTTTATATTTTTTAAAAAATTCTCAATTAAAGGTTTGAATTTTTGTAAGTTTTCATCCCCTGAAATATTTTCAAGTAAATTTGATAAATTGTTAGAGACATTTCCCAAATCTTTAAAAATATTTGAGTTTTTTAAAATATTTTCAATTGTTGTATTTGATTTTGTTCCATTTTTTATATTGTCAAATAACTCTTTTAATACATCATTTACTGATGTTGAATTGTTTTTAATCATCTGTTCTAAGCTTTTTGTATCAGCTTCTTTTAGAACATCTTTTAAAACCTTATTATCATTTGGCAAAAGTATATTTAATAAAGTGTTATTTGAAACTATCATACAAAAGTATAACATATCTACATATTATCTACACATTTTTTTAGTTATACTTTTTTTATGAAAAGAAGAAACTTTATAAAATTTAGTGCTACTTTAGCACTTTTATTCTCATCAAATGTTGCAATAGCAAGAACTATTTCAAAAGAAAAATTAGTAATTTTAGATGAAATTTTTAATATTATTTTCCCAAAAACTTCTACAATGCCAAGTGCAAAAGAGTTTAAAGCTTTAAATTATTTAGTTCAAAATATTTCCCATAAAACTTTTGATGATGATGACAAAGTTTTGATTGTCGATGGAACAAAAGATTTTAGCGAGAGTTTTCCAGAGTTTTTAACTCTAAAAGATGAAGAAAAAAAAGAGTTGATTTTTAGAATTATAAAAAGTAGTTCTTATGCAAAATCTTGGATTTCAAAACTTACATATTATGGAATTGAAGCTATGTTTAGTGACCCAATTTATGGTGGAAATTTTGAACAAATTGGCTGGAATAGTGTAAAACATAATATTGGTTATCCAAGACCTTTAAAAACCTATGGACAAAAAATATGATATATGATGTTTGTGTAGTTGGAAGTGGAGCAGGTGCTGGTCCTATAATTTATGAATTAAGTCGTGCAGGTTTAAAAGTTTGTGTTTTGGAAAAAGGCGACATTTACAATGAAAAAGATTTTTCAAAAGATGAAATTGTTGTACGCCGTGATATTTATACACCAAATTTAAAAGAAGAGTATCACACTATTGAAGAGTTTGTAGATGGTTCTTGGGAAAAATTTCCAACTTATGAAACTGGTTGGAGTTTTTGGAATGGTTCAATTCTTGGTGGTTCTTCAAATTTTATGAGTGGATATTTTCACAGACTCAAACCAAATGATTTTAAACTAGCTTCAACTTATGAAGTTCCCCAAGATTCAAATATCGTAGATTGGCCAATAAGTTATGAAGATTTAGAGCCATATTATACAAAGGTTGAAGAAGTTGTTGGAGTTTCAGGAAAGGTTCAAAAATATGCTTTTTTAGAGCCAAGAAGTACAAAAGATTTTATTTATCCACCATTAAATGAAAATAAAATAGTTGATTTGATTGATAAGGCTTGTTTGGATTTAAACTATACAAGTATAAAAACTCCAAGAGCAATTATTTCAAAACAAAAAGATGATAGAAATCCTTGTTATTACTCAAATTATTGTGGTTCTTATGCTTGTTCTAGTGGAGCAAAAGGAAGTTCAAGGGCAAGTTTAATAAAAGATGCACTAAAAACTAACAATGTTGAAATATTAGCAAACTCTTTTGTCATAAAACTAAATACAGATAAAAATAAAAAAATAAAAAGCGCCACATATTTAACAAAAAATGGAACTAAAAAAGAGGTTTTTGCAAAACTTTTTGTTTTAGCAGCTCAAGCTGTTGAAACTTCAAGGCTTTTATTAAATTCAAAAGATGAAAACTTTCCAAATGGAGTTGCAAACAATAGTGGAAATGTAGGTAAAAACTTCCTTTCAACAAGTGGTGGAATAATAAGTGCTACATTTGATGAATCACATCTTCCTTTAAAAGATTTACACGCATCAGGACTTTTTGTTAATAGGTCGATTATGGATTGGTATTATACAAAAGAGTTCAAAGGTGGAGTTATTGATGTACTTTTTGAACATCAAAATCCAATAAGAAGAGCTTCAAGTTTAAGATGGGATGAAAATGCAGATTTAAGAATAGGGGAAGAGTTACAAAACTCTATTTTTGAAACCTTTACAAAAACAAGAACTTTAAATATGGAAATATTCCTTGATTGGACGCCAACTGATAATTCATTTATAAGTGTTGATGAAAAATATAAAGATAAATATGGCATCCCTGTTGCAAATATACGAATTGGAAGTCATGAAAGAGATTTAAAAATAGCAAATTTCGTAAAAGAAAAAGCAGTTAAAGTTTTTGAAAAAATGGGTGGTAAAAATATAGTTTCTGATATCTCAGCACTTCCATCTTCAAATTTACAAGCTGGTGGTTGTAGATTTGGAGATAATCCAAAAATTTCAGTTTTAAATAAAAATTGTCAAGCTCACGAAGTTTCAAATCTATTTGTAACAGATGGAAGTTTTATGCCAACAGGTGGAAGTGTTCCTTATACTTTTACAATTTATGCAAATTCCTTTAGAGTTGCAGATTTTTTAAAAGATAATTATAAAAAGATAATAAATTAAATCATTTTTTAATAAAAACTTCGCTAAATTGCACCTTTTAATTGTAAAGAGGAAATATTAGTGAAAAAAATAATAATAGTAATATCAACTTTAGTCTTAAGTTTATTTAGTGATGATTATATTCCTTTAAGTAATCTATCAGATAAACAAAAAGAGGAATACAACTTTATAAATAAAAATAGTATAGAAAAAATTGAAGAAGATAGTTATAAAAAAGTTAAAGATATAAAAATTTTAAATAATCAAACTAAAGAAGAAAAACAAGAACTATCAAAACCAATAAATAATGAATTTGTTAAAGAATATAAAAAAGATAATATTTTAAAAGATGAGAGAAAAATAAGCCAAAATAGTTTTAGTGAAGATTTTTCAATAATTCCAAAAATTTCATATATGAATGTTTCAACAGATATTGAAAAAGAGAGTATAGAAAAAACACATGAAGTTATACCTGAGATTTTGTTTACTTATAAAAATCATAATTTAAAATTTGATTATTTAAGTTCAAATGTAAAAACTAATTTATTATCTAATCTAAATTGGGCAGATTTTAATTTAGATACAAAATGGTATAGATTAGCATATTTATATAGTTTTTATAATGTAAATATTGGACTTGCATATAATTATTTAGATATAAATTTTGGTTTATTAGGAATAAATGCTAAAGATAATCAAAAATTTGCTTCTATTGAAGCTCACTTAAAAAATAGTGAAGATAATTTTATAGTTGAATATGGTGGATTTTATGGGAAAAATGATGATATAAAAAATGCCTATGAATATTATCTAACTTTAGGATATAAAATATTTAGTAATGATAATTTAATTTTCAATGCAGGCTATAAAAATAGAACAATTGAGGATAGCGATTTAAAAATAGAGTATAAAGGTCCAATTATAGGAATTAGTAGTAAGTTTTAGTTTGAAATATTACAATTTGTAATATTTATCTTGTGTAAAAAAAGTTTTGGATATAATAAACATTATTACGATAAAAAGGTTTATTTTATGCAAAACATTAAAATCTGGCATAATCCAAAATGTTCAAAATCAAGAAATGCAATGACACTTTTAGAAGAAAAAGGTATAAGTGCTGATGTTGTAAAATATCTAGAAACAACACCTTCAAAAGAAGAGTTAAAAGATGTACTAAAAAAATTAAATATGAAAGCTAGTGAACTATTAAGAACTGGTGAAGATATTTATAAAGAGTTAAATCTTAAAAATGTAAATGATGAAGAAAAACTTATAGAAATTATGGTTGAAAATCCTATTTTAATTGAAAGACCAATTATTATAAAAGGCGATATTGCTGTTATTGCTAGACCAATTGAAAACTTGGAAGAACTACTTAAATGACTTATGAACTAAACGAAAAACAACAAAGAATTAAATATATCAGAGTTTTAGAAAAATTTTTTACAAGAACAATCTCTTTATTAAAATTAGAAAATTTTGATAAAGATTTATTTAAACAAAGAACTAAAAAAAATTATGATGATATGAAAAAAACTCAAGAAGTTGATTTATATTCAGAATATTATGCAGGATTAAAAGATTTTATAAATAAAACCATGTTTTATGTAGAAACACATACTGAATCTTTTGAAGAGGAAAGAGCAAATCTTTTAAAAGATGCAAATTTACTTCAAAAAGAAAAAAATAAAAGTAACTATAAAAAAGATAAACACAAAAAACAAACATTTAATGATGGCTATTAATGGAAGAAGTTGAGTATAAAAGTTTCAAATTATCTGGAATTATAAAAAAAGTTTTATATAAAAATGACGAAACAAAATACATAATAGCAGTTTTAGAAAATAATCAAAAAGTTTGTGGAACATATTTTGATACTGATATTGAAAAAATTGTAGGTGAAGAGGTAGTTTTAAAAGGAAATTGGACAACTCATAAAAAATATGGAGTTCAATTTGAGTTTGATACTTTGGAACTTAAAGAAGCGGAAATATTCTTTTTTCTTACAAAAATTGTAAAAGGTGTAGGAAAAAAATTTGCCCACGAACTTTTAGAAAAATACTCAGAAGAAGAGTTAGTTGAAATTTTAAATGAAAGACCAAATGAACTTTTAGATTTCAAAGGAATAAAAGATAAAAAACTTGAAACCATCGTTACTTCTTGGCAAAAATTCAAACACTTAAGAGAACTTGGCTCTTTTTTAGGAAAGTTTGGAGTTACTTCAAATCTTATTACAAAAATCTATTCAAGTTTGGGTGAAGTTGAAAATCTTATAGATAAAATCAAAGAAAATCCATATATTTTGATAAATATAAAAGGAATTGGATTTAAAAGAGCTGATGAAATAGCAAAATCACTTGGAATTGACCCAAAATCTGAGTTTAGAATAATGGCTTGTTTGAACTATACTTTAAGAGAATATTGTGATAATAATGGAAACTCTTCAATAGATAAATTTCATTTATATAAACTTTTAGATGAAAGTTTACGATTTTCAAACGAAGAACTTTTATATGAGCAAGCAATTTCAAAAATGTTAGTTGAAGAAAATATTTTTGTAACAAGTGAAAATAGATTAGCTCTTTCAATGCTTTATTATTCAGAAAAAAGAATTTTGGAATTTTTTGCAAGAAGAAAAGATGAAAAAAATAGAAAAATCATTGCTACTTTTGATGAATATTTAGTAAAAAAACAACAAACTTTAGGTTTTGAGTTAAGTGAAGAACAAAAAAAAGCAGTTGAACTTATAAATAGTGGTGAAAAAACTCTATTTTTGATTGGTTACGCAGGAACTGGAAAATCAACTTCAAGTAGGGCAATACTTGAACTTCTTGAAGAGATAATGAGTTATGATGACATTATGACTATTGCACTTTCTGGAATTGCGTCTCAAAGAATAAGTGATACAACAGGTTATAACTCTTCAACAATTCAAAGTTTACTCGTAAAACATAAAGAAAAAGATTTTTTCCCATATAAAGCCATTTTACTTGATGAAGCTTCAATGGTAAATTCAGTAACTTTTTATCAAATTATTTCAAAAATATCTGATGATACGATTTTTATAATTGTTGGAGATGATGGGCAGTTACCAGCAATTGGTGCAGGGAATGTATTAGCTGATGCTATAAAATATGAATTAGCTCCCATTTGTAAACTTACTAAAATATATAGACAAAATGAAAATCAAGCAATTGCTGTAATTGCAAATGATATTAGACGTGGGGAAGTTCCAGCTTATAAAGAAGAGTATGAAGATTTTAAATTTATTGATGTTTCTATTTCAAACTATTATTCAAAAAAGAATTCTGTCTCTTCAAATGATTTTGCCGATTTAAGGGGAGAAAATAGTGAATATATTTTGAATAATATTTTAAATATCTCTTCAACTTATATACAAGATTATTATGATTTCATAAAAAAGAAAAAAATATCAAATGCTTTAACACTTTTTCAAGTAATAACCCCAATGAAAGGTGGAATTTTAGGAGTTGATAATCTAAATATGCAACTTCAAAAACTTTTTAATCATACAAAAGGAAAAGCTTTTGTTTCAAAAGTTTATGAGTATAAATTAACTGATAAAGTTATTCATATAAAAAATGAAAATATGCGAGCTCAAACTATGAGTATGTACAAAAGTGGTTCAACAGATTTTTTAGAAAGAAGAGTTTATAATGGTCAATTAGGACTTATAATAAAACTTGATTTTGATGAAGAAAAATGTATTGTTTTATATCCAAATGATGATATGGTCGTGTTTTATGACTTTGAAACAGTTCATAGTCTGTTATCTTTAGCTTATTGTTTAACTATTCACAAAACTCAAGGTATGGAGTATGAAAATGCTTTAATTCCTATGAGTTTTTCCCATT
The genomic region above belongs to Arcobacter ellisii and contains:
- a CDS encoding AAA family ATPase yields the protein MEEVEYKSFKLSGIIKKVLYKNDETKYIIAVLENNQKVCGTYFDTDIEKIVGEEVVLKGNWTTHKKYGVQFEFDTLELKEAEIFFFLTKIVKGVGKKFAHELLEKYSEEELVEILNERPNELLDFKGIKDKKLETIVTSWQKFKHLRELGSFLGKFGVTSNLITKIYSSLGEVENLIDKIKENPYILINIKGIGFKRADEIAKSLGIDPKSEFRIMACLNYTLREYCDNNGNSSIDKFHLYKLLDESLRFSNEELLYEQAISKMLVEENIFVTSENRLALSMLYYSEKRILEFFARRKDEKNRKIIATFDEYLVKKQQTLGFELSEEQKKAVELINSGEKTLFLIGYAGTGKSTSSRAILELLEEIMSYDDIMTIALSGIASQRISDTTGYNSSTIQSLLVKHKEKDFFPYKAILLDEASMVNSVTFYQIISKISDDTIFIIVGDDGQLPAIGAGNVLADAIKYELAPICKLTKIYRQNENQAIAVIANDIRRGEVPAYKEEYEDFKFIDVSISNYYSKKNSVSSNDFADLRGENSEYILNNILNISSTYIQDYYDFIKKKKISNALTLFQVITPMKGGILGVDNLNMQLQKLFNHTKGKAFVSKVYEYKLTDKVIHIKNENMRAQTMSMYKSGSTDFLERRVYNGQLGLIIKLDFDEEKCIVLYPNDDMVVFYDFETVHSLLSLAYCLTIHKTQGMEYENALIPMSFSHYIMHNTKLLYTAITRAKKMCFIVGEEEAFKSACKKLEITIRESVINDLLSKKEPNIESFNEEMIII
- the mrdA gene encoding penicillin-binding protein 2, which gives rise to MNIRLNIVFLIILGIGITLLSRVYFLSIKSNTYYEELSKNNYINRINKIPVRGVIEDRNGEKLAINEMGFSVLVKPHLSSYKNKEHLEKIIDTIVKHLPEYEKDKLIKEYKKNDSSYNHDFIQVIDYIPYDEFFPKYTILASEDDIKIESSSKRAYPQKEVASHIIGYVGKASKLDILNNELSSYNGIIGKNGLEKVYNSKLQGEMGFKDVKVNALNKEIEVLYEKEASIDNNIRISLDVKLQKYIQEIFTGKSGAVIVMDARNGEMLAAASFPEFDNNIFARGISVKEWNEMRNDFNHPFTNKIINGLYPPGSVIKMGVGLSFLENGIGENYTINCSGSLPIGNRNFRCWKSTGHGSVNFRKAIAESCDDFFYKGSLKMGINKISHTLDKLGFGQVTGVDQINEFVGVNPNKEWKEKRFNQPWYVGETVITSIGQGNMLVTPLQVARYTAYIATGKLPKPHFFKANYEEPKEVDIPAKYLDVMRKGMYDVSYAPKGTASRHINSKIAIASKTGTAQVVSIPQSEKVRMKESELKYFQRSHAWITTYGPFENPQYVVTVIEEHGGHGGEAAGDIASKIYDKLYDLGYITVPTETTQK
- the arsC gene encoding arsenate reductase (glutaredoxin) (This arsenate reductase requires both glutathione and glutaredoxin to convert arsenate to arsenite, after which the efflux transporter formed by ArsA and ArsB can extrude the arsenite from the cell, providing resistance.), with protein sequence MQNIKIWHNPKCSKSRNAMTLLEEKGISADVVKYLETTPSKEELKDVLKKLNMKASELLRTGEDIYKELNLKNVNDEEKLIEIMVENPILIERPIIIKGDIAVIARPIENLEELLK
- a CDS encoding gluconate 2-dehydrogenase subunit 3 family protein, with amino-acid sequence MKRRNFIKFSATLALLFSSNVAIARTISKEKLVILDEIFNIIFPKTSTMPSAKEFKALNYLVQNISHKTFDDDDKVLIVDGTKDFSESFPEFLTLKDEEKKELIFRIIKSSSYAKSWISKLTYYGIEAMFSDPIYGGNFEQIGWNSVKHNIGYPRPLKTYGQKI
- a CDS encoding GMC family oxidoreductase codes for the protein MIYDVCVVGSGAGAGPIIYELSRAGLKVCVLEKGDIYNEKDFSKDEIVVRRDIYTPNLKEEYHTIEEFVDGSWEKFPTYETGWSFWNGSILGGSSNFMSGYFHRLKPNDFKLASTYEVPQDSNIVDWPISYEDLEPYYTKVEEVVGVSGKVQKYAFLEPRSTKDFIYPPLNENKIVDLIDKACLDLNYTSIKTPRAIISKQKDDRNPCYYSNYCGSYACSSGAKGSSRASLIKDALKTNNVEILANSFVIKLNTDKNKKIKSATYLTKNGTKKEVFAKLFVLAAQAVETSRLLLNSKDENFPNGVANNSGNVGKNFLSTSGGIISATFDESHLPLKDLHASGLFVNRSIMDWYYTKEFKGGVIDVLFEHQNPIRRASSLRWDENADLRIGEELQNSIFETFTKTRTLNMEIFLDWTPTDNSFISVDEKYKDKYGIPVANIRIGSHERDLKIANFVKEKAVKVFEKMGGKNIVSDISALPSSNLQAGGCRFGDNPKISVLNKNCQAHEVSNLFVTDGSFMPTGGSVPYTFTIYANSFRVADFLKDNYKKIIN
- a CDS encoding flagellar hook-length control protein FliK gives rise to the protein MIVSNNTLLNILLPNDNKVLKDVLKEADTKSLEQMIKNNSTSVNDVLKELFDNIKNGTKSNTTIENILKNSNIFKDLGNVSNNLSNLLENISGDENLQKFKPLIENFLKNIKDMDANTLKEQLKNSGVFLESKLSLNSNTKLENILTQIQNLVKDINTPQAKQVNELINKLLQTPITTQNTTNNQEFSNNLKSLTTALQNLNSSLTPTQTQNLSNLTTQLKDFINSGSLIESKIENTQNLPQKELTTVQTAQTKEIVNPLIKENINLQTKELLVQIKNEIIQNPILQNKNILPIIDNLLKMPDLFTKADSLQTFFSNNNLSTFSNNFASNLTPLLNSLKENLESLNPQNFNIQNHLTKLVDKVEHLIQDMINNPKNEAKISDDMKSVLLQMQDELASKTDPKSQDLAKQVDKLLTQIEYQQLTSLTSNSNYVYLPFFWEMLEDGNISMKKTEEEKFFCQINLTLKDFGKVDLMLALYDKNKLDLTVYAQREHFKVAIRDNMQKLKIALNNVDLIPVNIKLLDMKEENKEENKPTQVYMNNAYNQNISSGIDIRV
- a CDS encoding EscU/YscU/HrcU family type III secretion system export apparatus switch protein gives rise to the protein MQENINKNLTQKAVALKYDIEKDNAPKITAKGKGETASNIIKIAKENNIPIKKDEDLIELLSQIDIDKEIPSSMYRAVAEIFSFIYDLSNNKKDIDEKLKDKTLNKL